In Labilibaculum sp. DW002, one DNA window encodes the following:
- a CDS encoding multiheme c-type cytochrome: MKKTRLFFQFVGIGVFAISLTIASCTKEGPMGAAGADGTDGVDGTNGTDGTTSCLACHNTTTQTTITAQYESSTHGGSQNFYPGSPLTVDYAGGRYNCAKCHSHEGFIETQLTGMDTTAAAIPLPTNITCNTCHSTHDSFDFETDGQDYALSTSIPVALLIDKNSELDFGNNSNLCANCHQPRTGPTVADVDGNFAVTSSRYGPHHSPQATMVAGIAGYETLTGSYPAAGTATHATAGACVLCHMADKDNVATHDWVPTIESCQECHTSLTTFDHNGFQTKIQGLLDDLKAELTTAGLLDTDGSIVLATYPAEQAGALYNYKTVLEDQSLGVHNPGYTEALLVESIAIFD, translated from the coding sequence ATGAAAAAAACTCGCTTATTTTTTCAGTTTGTAGGAATTGGAGTTTTTGCAATTTCTCTTACAATAGCCAGTTGTACAAAAGAAGGACCGATGGGCGCTGCAGGTGCTGATGGAACCGATGGGGTGGATGGCACCAATGGTACCGACGGAACAACAAGTTGTTTAGCATGTCACAATACAACTACGCAAACTACAATAACGGCACAATACGAATCATCCACTCATGGTGGTAGTCAAAATTTTTATCCAGGTAGCCCATTGACAGTGGATTATGCTGGTGGTAGATATAATTGTGCTAAATGTCATTCACATGAGGGATTTATAGAAACACAATTAACAGGTATGGATACGACTGCTGCTGCGATTCCACTACCAACAAATATTACTTGTAATACATGTCATTCGACTCACGATTCGTTCGATTTTGAAACCGATGGACAAGATTATGCATTAAGTACAAGTATTCCAGTTGCTTTATTAATTGATAAAAATTCAGAACTTGATTTTGGTAACAATAGTAATTTGTGTGCTAATTGTCATCAACCAAGAACAGGACCAACAGTAGCAGATGTAGATGGTAATTTTGCTGTAACAAGTTCTCGTTATGGTCCTCATCATTCTCCTCAAGCAACTATGGTTGCAGGTATTGCAGGATATGAAACCTTAACGGGTAGTTATCCAGCAGCTGGAACAGCTACTCATGCTACAGCAGGTGCTTGCGTTCTATGTCATATGGCAGATAAAGATAATGTTGCAACACATGATTGGGTACCAACTATCGAATCTTGTCAAGAATGTCATACTTCTCTTACTACATTTGACCATAATGGATTTCAGACAAAGATTCAAGGATTACTTGATGATCTAAAAGCGGAACTTACTACTGCTGGATTACTTGATACAGATGGAAGTATTGTTTTGGCAACTTATCCAGCTGAACAAGCAGGAGCCTTATACAATTATAAAACGGTATTAGAAGATCAAAGTTTAGGAGTTCATAATCCTGGTTATACAGAAGCTCTATTAGTAGAATCTATTGCAATTTTCGATTAA
- a CDS encoding helicase HerA-like domain-containing protein, whose translation MTKETTLLIGGVMVDSTPIDGQRVTLSAKSLNRHGLISGATGTGKTKSLQVLIEELSGIGVPSLVMDIKGDISGLGAKGSTNKIIEKRAHHIQMDWIGKGFPIEFMSISEEPGVSLKSTISEFGPVILSKILSLNDTQTSLLSILFLFCDDKKLPLLDLDDLKTVLRYAAGEGKSEIQKTYGLVPINSAHAVMRRITQLEQQGGNRIFGEPSFDVDDLCKTDENGLGMVNIIRLTDVQSKPALFSAFMMALLAEVFEVFPEKGDVDKPELMIFIDEAHLIFKNASKELLNQLDTIIKLIRSKGIGVVFITQTPDDIPENILSQLGFKIQHALRAFTAKDRKAIKLLSQNFPESDVYDVENLITELGIGEALISSLDRKGRPTPLVHSLMRPPYSRMDILESVEIKTIIKDSKLIAKYNKELDRESAHEILMERIEQMLEKDEEDKEEKNRRKARPRTKRREKNQFEKIMSSSIGTTIVRELTRGILGVFGISTSTRRRKR comes from the coding sequence ATGACAAAAGAAACTACATTATTAATTGGAGGTGTTATGGTTGATTCCACTCCAATTGATGGGCAAAGAGTGACATTATCCGCAAAATCATTAAACAGACATGGATTAATCTCAGGTGCTACCGGAACAGGAAAAACAAAATCTTTACAAGTTTTGATTGAGGAACTTTCCGGAATAGGTGTACCCTCTTTAGTTATGGATATTAAAGGTGACATTAGTGGTTTGGGTGCAAAAGGCAGTACAAACAAGATAATTGAAAAACGTGCACATCATATTCAAATGGATTGGATTGGGAAAGGCTTTCCAATCGAATTCATGAGCATATCAGAAGAACCCGGCGTATCTCTTAAAAGCACCATATCTGAATTTGGACCTGTAATTTTAAGCAAAATTCTCTCTCTAAATGACACGCAAACATCTCTTCTGTCAATTCTCTTTCTGTTCTGCGATGATAAAAAACTCCCCTTACTTGATTTGGACGACTTAAAAACAGTTCTTCGATATGCTGCTGGAGAAGGAAAATCTGAAATTCAAAAAACATACGGATTGGTACCGATCAATTCAGCACACGCTGTCATGCGAAGAATAACGCAATTGGAACAACAAGGTGGAAATAGAATATTTGGAGAACCATCATTCGATGTAGATGACTTATGTAAGACAGATGAAAATGGATTGGGCATGGTAAATATTATACGTTTAACGGATGTTCAATCAAAACCAGCATTATTCTCTGCCTTTATGATGGCTTTACTTGCTGAGGTTTTTGAAGTGTTTCCTGAAAAAGGAGATGTCGATAAACCTGAATTAATGATATTTATTGATGAAGCTCATTTAATATTCAAAAATGCATCCAAAGAACTTCTTAATCAGCTGGATACTATTATAAAATTAATTCGTTCTAAAGGAATTGGAGTTGTTTTTATTACACAAACACCTGATGATATTCCAGAAAATATTCTTAGTCAACTTGGCTTTAAAATTCAGCATGCCTTAAGAGCGTTCACGGCAAAAGATCGGAAAGCAATTAAGCTATTGTCACAAAATTTTCCCGAAAGTGATGTTTACGATGTCGAGAACCTAATTACTGAATTGGGTATTGGAGAAGCTTTAATCTCCTCACTTGATCGTAAAGGAAGACCAACACCGTTGGTTCATTCTTTAATGCGTCCACCCTATTCTAGAATGGATATACTAGAATCCGTAGAAATTAAAACCATTATAAAAGATTCAAAATTAATTGCTAAATACAACAAAGAATTAGATCGCGAAAGCGCCCATGAGATATTGATGGAGCGAATCGAACAAATGCTTGAAAAGGATGAAGAAGATAAAGAAGAAAAAAACAGACGTAAGGCTAGACCAAGAACAAAGAGAAGAGAAAAAAATCAGTTTGAAAAAATTATGAGTAGTTCTATTGGCACAACCATTGTTCGTGAATTAACCAGAGGTATTTTAGGCGTTTTTGGCATTTCAACTAGCACAAGAAGAAGAAAAAGATAA
- a CDS encoding DUF4332 domain-containing protein: protein MAKKISEIEGIGPAYSSKLEKTGISTVDALLKKGCTKAGRKSIATESGIDEGKILDFVNMADLFRIKGIGSQFAELLKVSGVDTVKELRNRNAENLHSKLCEVHAEKKVTRVVPGEGQIEGFIEQAKNLPPMVTY, encoded by the coding sequence ATGGCAAAAAAGATTTCAGAAATTGAAGGCATAGGGCCTGCTTACTCGTCAAAATTAGAAAAAACTGGCATAAGCACAGTAGATGCTTTGCTAAAAAAAGGTTGTACTAAAGCTGGTAGAAAATCTATAGCTACCGAAAGTGGTATTGATGAAGGCAAAATTCTTGATTTTGTTAATATGGCAGATTTATTCCGAATTAAGGGTATTGGAAGTCAATTCGCAGAGTTATTAAAAGTGTCAGGTGTTGATACTGTAAAAGAATTACGTAATCGAAATGCTGAAAATTTGCATTCTAAGTTGTGTGAAGTTCATGCAGAAAAGAAAGTTACTAGAGTTGTTCCTGGAGAGGGTCAGATTGAGGGGTTTATTGAACAAGCGAAGAACTTACCACCTATGGTAACTTATTAA
- a CDS encoding heavy-metal-associated domain-containing protein: MKQITKNLKTAIMALSLVVLTTIAFAGNKDVKKVDTVVFKVEMDCMGCAGKIEKNLPYEKGVKNFKVDFKNQKVSITYKADKTNKDNLKKAIEKLKFKVEEIKG, translated from the coding sequence ATGAAGCAAATAACTAAAAACCTAAAGACGGCCATTATGGCTTTAAGCTTAGTTGTATTAACCACTATTGCTTTTGCAGGAAACAAAGATGTAAAAAAAGTAGATACAGTTGTTTTTAAAGTTGAAATGGACTGTATGGGATGTGCTGGAAAAATTGAGAAAAATTTACCTTACGAAAAAGGGGTAAAAAACTTCAAAGTTGATTTTAAGAATCAAAAAGTTAGCATTACTTATAAAGCGGACAAAACGAATAAAGACAACTTAAAAAAAGCAATTGAAAAATTAAAATTTAAAGTGGAAGAAATAAAAGGGTAA
- a CDS encoding TonB-dependent receptor, with protein sequence MKIKILTVLLSILPLLSFGVIIKGKIIEKSSAGEIVALPGASIFWKNTNIGTAADVNGHFELASSVKSNTLVVQFVGYTSKEIKLDDINKEEIIIELVPNINLNEVTVSKRKLGTVLDRENPIQSQSITGAELCKAACCNLAESFETNASVDVSYADAATGAKSIKLLGLTGKYIEMMTEKNPNFKGLASVYGMVYVPGPWMESIQVSKGVGSVVNGFESITGQINIEYQKPQNAPKLYLNGYTNSMGMSEGNLITGVKFSNKLSTSILAHGQDNTREIDHNDDNFLDDPMVRQYNIVNRWHWKPSKEWITQFGVKFIDESRVGGQKGYDESKTNDMNNAYRIDIDTRRYEAFAKIGYVFPKDDDKSFALITNFSSHEQKSFYGLRNYNADQKYLYANLLFQSYIGNLNHKYTAGLSFIYDDFKDYLTGDNLGTNKTEKVAGAYIEYTYLPNDEITLQTGLRYDHNSVYGGFVTPRLHFRYQYAPKSTIRLAAGSGRRTSNPIAENSFLLASNRSITIDDDLKQEKAWNFGLSMTQYFNLFGKGFTASADFYRTTFNNQIITDLDQTVNEVQFYNLNGKSWANNYQVEIKFEPIKRLDVTTAIRFSDVKADINNEFRKVPYVNRYKGLINLSYATNFNKWQFDFTTQFNGDMRIPSTQENPSEFQRREKSPAYALLNAQITKRFRIWELYLGAENLSNYTQKHPIIGADNPHGEYFDASMIWGPIQERKFYLGIRLTIE encoded by the coding sequence ATGAAAATTAAAATACTTACAGTACTACTCTCTATCTTACCATTATTATCATTTGGTGTTATTATTAAAGGTAAGATTATTGAAAAATCATCGGCTGGAGAAATTGTGGCACTTCCTGGAGCTTCTATATTTTGGAAAAATACGAATATAGGAACCGCAGCAGATGTAAATGGACATTTTGAGCTAGCATCGAGTGTGAAATCCAATACATTGGTTGTTCAATTTGTTGGATATACTTCTAAAGAAATTAAGCTAGATGATATCAATAAAGAAGAAATTATTATTGAATTAGTACCAAATATTAATCTAAACGAAGTAACGGTTTCCAAGAGAAAATTAGGAACAGTTTTAGATAGAGAAAACCCAATTCAGTCTCAAAGTATTACAGGCGCTGAGCTGTGTAAAGCGGCTTGTTGTAATTTGGCGGAGAGTTTTGAAACCAATGCCTCGGTTGACGTATCTTATGCTGATGCTGCAACTGGTGCAAAATCGATAAAACTGCTTGGCTTAACAGGGAAGTATATTGAGATGATGACTGAAAAGAATCCGAATTTTAAAGGATTAGCCTCAGTATATGGAATGGTTTATGTTCCCGGTCCGTGGATGGAATCTATTCAGGTATCAAAAGGTGTTGGGTCAGTGGTGAACGGTTTTGAATCAATTACAGGTCAAATTAATATTGAATATCAAAAACCTCAGAATGCACCAAAGTTATATTTAAATGGGTATACCAATAGTATGGGAATGTCTGAAGGCAACCTGATAACAGGGGTTAAGTTTTCGAATAAACTTTCTACATCTATTTTGGCTCATGGTCAGGATAATACCAGAGAAATTGATCACAATGACGATAATTTCCTTGATGATCCAATGGTACGTCAATACAATATTGTTAACAGATGGCACTGGAAACCAAGTAAAGAATGGATTACTCAATTTGGTGTAAAATTTATCGATGAATCAAGAGTTGGTGGTCAAAAAGGATATGATGAAAGTAAAACCAACGACATGAATAATGCTTATCGAATTGATATCGATACACGTCGTTATGAGGCATTTGCCAAGATCGGTTATGTGTTTCCGAAGGATGATGATAAGAGTTTCGCACTGATTACGAACTTCTCTTCTCATGAGCAAAAATCATTTTATGGATTAAGAAACTACAATGCTGATCAGAAATATTTGTACGCTAATTTATTGTTTCAATCTTATATCGGAAATCTAAACCATAAGTATACAGCTGGTTTATCTTTTATCTACGATGATTTTAAGGACTATTTGACTGGAGATAACTTAGGAACAAACAAAACTGAGAAAGTTGCTGGTGCGTACATAGAATACACCTATTTGCCCAATGATGAAATTACTTTGCAAACAGGTTTGCGCTACGATCACAATTCTGTTTATGGTGGCTTTGTTACCCCTCGTTTACACTTCAGATATCAATATGCACCTAAATCTACAATCCGATTAGCTGCAGGAAGTGGACGAAGAACGTCAAATCCCATCGCTGAAAATAGTTTTCTTTTAGCTTCAAACCGATCAATTACAATAGATGATGATTTGAAACAAGAAAAAGCATGGAATTTTGGACTTAGCATGACACAATATTTCAATTTATTTGGAAAAGGATTTACAGCTTCTGCTGATTTCTACAGAACAACATTTAACAATCAAATTATTACTGATTTAGACCAAACTGTTAACGAGGTTCAATTTTATAATTTGAATGGAAAATCATGGGCCAATAACTATCAAGTTGAAATAAAATTCGAGCCAATCAAAAGACTAGATGTCACTACTGCGATTCGTTTTTCTGATGTGAAAGCTGATATCAATAATGAATTTAGAAAAGTTCCTTATGTGAATCGTTACAAAGGTTTGATTAATTTATCATACGCCACGAATTTTAACAAATGGCAATTCGATTTCACAACACAATTTAATGGAGATATGAGAATTCCTTCGACCCAAGAAAATCCAAGTGAATTTCAGCGAAGGGAAAAATCACCAGCGTATGCACTACTAAACGCACAAATCACAAAACGATTTAGAATTTGGGAGCTTTATTTGGGAGCTGAAAACCTAAGTAATTACACTCAAAAACATCCAATTATTGGAGCTGATAATCCTCATGGTGAATATTTTGATGCTTCTATGATATGGGGACCAATACAGGAACGTAAATTCTATTTAGGAATCCGTTTAACGATAGAGTAA
- a CDS encoding cytochrome b/b6 domain-containing protein: MANDKIYLYPIWIRIWHWLNAVLFITLMITGISMQYSNPENPLLVSFELSVQLHNLCGILISINYLLFFIGNLFTSNGKQYKMKTKGLFTRLYEQSIFYLFGMFKKQDAPYPISVENKFNPLQRFIYATAMYVGFPIIIVSGLALFFPEIIIPQIFGISGILVTALLHSVIGFILSLFLFIHLYVCTIGSSISSNFKSMITGWH, encoded by the coding sequence ATGGCAAACGACAAAATATATCTTTATCCGATTTGGATCCGAATTTGGCATTGGCTAAACGCAGTATTATTTATAACGTTGATGATTACTGGAATTAGTATGCAGTATTCCAATCCAGAAAATCCATTGTTGGTTTCATTCGAACTATCCGTTCAATTGCATAACCTATGTGGAATTTTAATAAGTATCAACTATTTACTATTCTTCATTGGTAACCTATTTACTTCAAATGGAAAACAGTACAAAATGAAAACGAAAGGGCTGTTTACCAGACTATATGAACAAAGTATTTTCTATTTGTTCGGTATGTTTAAAAAACAAGATGCCCCCTATCCTATTTCTGTAGAGAATAAGTTTAATCCACTTCAGCGATTTATTTATGCTACAGCAATGTATGTAGGTTTTCCGATCATAATCGTTAGTGGTTTAGCATTGTTTTTTCCAGAAATTATAATTCCACAAATCTTTGGCATTAGTGGCATATTAGTAACTGCTTTGCTTCATTCAGTTATTGGATTTATTTTATCTCTATTCTTATTTATCCATTTATATGTTTGCACAATAGGAAGCTCAATAAGTAGCAATTTCAAAAGCATGATAACAGGCTGGCATTAG
- a CDS encoding cytochrome c3 family protein, which produces MNEDFGIQIKEKMYGDRLIDTIAYAQSNHGMFKCTDCHSPEYETFPHAGNLRMEMMYACNDCHGGDPEYAKFHFDEIEEAFYESMHYNRAPDAFNCWSCHNPHTYKTQARVGEKISETVTYDNQICLKCHADVSQYELLTERENINIIKSHEWLPNQELHFKNVRCIECHTQLNDSLLVSHVVMPKDSAIRECTQCHSENSHLMASLYKYKSMESRKSVGFLNAVIINDSYVIGANRNKYLNILSVVLFGLVLFGIFIHALFRIIKRK; this is translated from the coding sequence ATGAATGAAGATTTCGGCATTCAGATAAAAGAAAAGATGTATGGCGATAGACTAATTGATACAATTGCATATGCCCAATCAAACCACGGAATGTTCAAATGTACGGACTGCCACTCTCCCGAATATGAAACATTTCCTCATGCTGGGAATCTGAGAATGGAAATGATGTATGCGTGTAATGATTGTCATGGAGGAGATCCTGAATACGCCAAATTTCATTTTGATGAAATAGAGGAAGCATTTTATGAGAGCATGCATTACAATCGAGCACCTGATGCATTCAATTGCTGGAGTTGTCACAATCCTCACACCTATAAAACACAAGCAAGAGTTGGCGAAAAAATATCTGAAACAGTTACTTACGACAATCAAATCTGTTTAAAATGTCATGCTGATGTAAGTCAATATGAATTGCTTACCGAAAGGGAAAATATCAACATTATTAAATCGCATGAATGGTTGCCTAACCAAGAATTGCATTTCAAAAATGTACGATGCATTGAATGTCACACCCAACTAAATGACAGTTTATTAGTTAGTCATGTTGTAATGCCTAAAGATAGTGCAATTCGCGAATGTACTCAATGTCATTCCGAAAATTCTCATTTAATGGCTAGTCTATACAAATACAAAAGTATGGAATCTCGAAAAAGTGTTGGCTTTTTAAATGCAGTTATCATTAATGATTCCTATGTAATTGGTGCAAACCGAAATAAATACCTAAATATTTTAAGTGTTGTTCTTTTTGGATTAGTCCTTTTTGGAATATTCATTCATGCTCTTTTCAGAATAATTAAACGTAAATAA
- a CDS encoding c-type cytochrome, protein MKTIKFLIFIAIIFIGFAFTVQQKKAEAWEVPTEYKSMENPIANDKASVNKGKMVYMKHCRSCHGNKGLGDGPKAARLKTFPGDFSSVEFHSQTDGEILYKSIIGRDEMPNYEKKIPSKKDRWAVVIYMRSFKK, encoded by the coding sequence ATGAAAACAATCAAATTTCTAATTTTTATCGCAATTATCTTTATCGGATTTGCGTTTACAGTACAACAAAAGAAAGCTGAAGCTTGGGAGGTTCCTACTGAGTACAAAAGCATGGAAAATCCTATTGCGAATGATAAGGCAAGTGTAAATAAAGGTAAAATGGTTTACATGAAGCATTGTCGTTCATGCCATGGCAATAAAGGATTAGGAGATGGACCAAAAGCAGCTCGTCTAAAAACATTTCCAGGTGATTTTTCTAGTGTTGAATTCCACAGTCAAACAGATGGAGAAATCCTTTATAAATCGATTATTGGTAGGGATGAAATGCCAAATTACGAGAAAAAAATTCCAAGTAAAAAAGACAGATGGGCAGTTGTTATCTACATGCGCTCCTTTAAAAAGTAA
- a CDS encoding DUF5777 family beta-barrel protein, whose product MLKSNYTKITCSWLLSMALFVVFILSASQTCFAQDDEFANDPVTGTFESGLLGETQTTVTPYAGEFGLHVQHRFGLVENGLEDVFGIYSTSNIRMGIDYGVTEKFMIGYGYTKEYKLQEFHGKYRVLTQTESNSIPVSVAVYGNLAINSQDEAVFGNDYAFSDRLGYFSQIIVAHKFNETFSLQFAPSFTHFNKTDTLVEHDKFALNFAGRAKISPSMSLFFEYDHPLNIDDMREFTNSDQTDPEANLSFGMEIGTSTHVFQVFMSNYEGITPQRNILYNKNKIGDGDFLFGFNILVRF is encoded by the coding sequence ATGCTTAAATCTAATTATACAAAAATTACCTGCTCGTGGCTATTATCCATGGCGTTATTCGTAGTTTTTATCTTGAGTGCATCTCAAACCTGTTTTGCTCAAGATGATGAATTTGCAAATGATCCGGTAACAGGCACATTTGAATCAGGATTATTAGGAGAAACACAAACTACAGTAACTCCATATGCTGGAGAGTTTGGCTTGCATGTTCAACATCGATTCGGACTTGTTGAAAACGGGTTAGAAGATGTATTTGGAATCTATTCAACTTCGAACATTCGAATGGGTATTGATTATGGTGTTACTGAAAAGTTCATGATTGGATATGGATATACAAAAGAATATAAACTTCAAGAATTTCATGGTAAATACAGAGTACTAACACAAACAGAATCTAATTCCATTCCTGTTTCTGTTGCTGTTTATGGAAATCTAGCCATTAATTCTCAAGATGAAGCCGTTTTTGGTAACGACTACGCTTTTTCAGATCGATTAGGCTATTTCTCTCAGATAATAGTAGCACATAAATTTAATGAGACATTCTCCTTACAGTTTGCACCAAGTTTTACTCACTTTAACAAAACAGATACCTTGGTTGAACATGATAAATTTGCTTTAAACTTTGCAGGTAGAGCTAAGATTAGTCCATCGATGTCGCTATTTTTTGAATACGATCATCCATTAAATATTGATGATATGAGAGAATTTACCAATTCTGATCAAACAGATCCTGAAGCAAATTTATCTTTTGGTATGGAAATTGGTACTAGTACTCACGTATTCCAAGTGTTTATGTCGAACTATGAGGGAATAACTCCACAGAGGAATATACTATACAATAAAAATAAAATAGGAGACGGAGACTTCTTATTTGGATTTAATATCCTTGTACGATTTTAA
- a CDS encoding Crp/Fnr family transcriptional regulator, translating into MELNDSRFEVKFKAGETIFKQGTSATHLLILTTGLAKLYVEGVQDKQLIIRIIKPWEVVGQASLYFDNRHHYSIAALDDVTACFIEINSFKKAIQTNTLFAEDFIKNCTQKGIFSFEKMVSLSQKQMHGRIADGLLYLSTKIYENLSFNLHLSRQDVADLTGMSKDSAIRILKEFHNEGIIELDGRKLTIMNFQQLERISETG; encoded by the coding sequence ATGGAACTAAATGATAGTCGTTTTGAAGTTAAGTTTAAAGCAGGTGAAACCATTTTTAAACAAGGAACTTCAGCAACTCACCTTTTAATTTTAACAACAGGATTGGCGAAATTATATGTAGAAGGTGTTCAGGATAAGCAATTGATAATTAGAATAATTAAACCATGGGAAGTGGTTGGGCAAGCATCTTTGTATTTTGATAATAGACATCATTATTCTATTGCAGCTTTAGATGATGTTACAGCATGTTTTATCGAGATAAATTCATTTAAAAAAGCAATCCAAACCAATACTCTTTTTGCAGAAGATTTCATTAAGAATTGTACTCAAAAAGGAATTTTCTCTTTTGAAAAAATGGTGAGTTTATCACAAAAACAAATGCATGGTCGTATTGCAGATGGCTTACTATATCTTTCTACTAAGATTTATGAAAATTTGAGTTTCAATTTACATTTATCGAGACAAGATGTTGCTGATTTAACGGGGATGTCAAAAGATAGCGCAATACGGATTTTAAAAGAATTTCATAATGAGGGAATTATAGAACTAGATGGAAGAAAGCTAACCATTATGAATTTCCAGCAGCTTGAACGAATAAGCGAAACAGGTTGA
- a CDS encoding CobW family GTP-binding protein has product MAKIPVTLITGFLGAGKTSLLNHIIETYPSKKFAIIENEFGEENIDSQLVTNIKNEDIFELSNGCICCSLNDELYVVLQNLIKSDHQFNHLLIETTGIADPGSILASFVTDPFIKKEFALDAVICLVDAENAAHMITQEEILKKQIAISDKILLNKTDLAGPEKTNRLREELKALNQFARIDECVHAKPNNQDILDSYSYDPTKIYQFVLGVRKDESKKIGSTHGIENMIYSTTIPMDQLKLGMWLDAFLRFNQDSIYRIKGILNLAGLNNRIVLQSVHTQIQATVGKAWKEDDLKESKIVIIGKNLNRDAIKKNLDELLVN; this is encoded by the coding sequence ATGGCTAAAATACCAGTTACGCTTATCACAGGTTTTTTAGGTGCAGGTAAAACTAGTTTACTGAATCATATTATTGAAACTTATCCATCGAAGAAATTTGCCATTATCGAAAATGAATTTGGTGAAGAAAACATCGATTCCCAACTCGTTACCAATATCAAGAATGAAGATATTTTTGAATTGAGTAATGGTTGTATTTGCTGTAGTTTAAACGATGAATTGTATGTTGTTCTACAGAATCTTATTAAATCGGATCATCAATTCAATCATCTATTAATAGAAACAACTGGTATTGCTGACCCTGGAAGCATATTGGCTTCCTTTGTTACTGATCCTTTTATTAAAAAAGAGTTTGCACTGGATGCGGTTATTTGTTTGGTAGATGCTGAAAATGCTGCTCATATGATTACGCAAGAAGAAATACTAAAAAAGCAAATTGCCATTTCAGACAAAATTTTACTGAACAAAACAGATTTAGCCGGTCCAGAAAAAACAAATCGTCTTAGAGAAGAGCTTAAAGCCTTAAACCAATTTGCTCGTATTGATGAATGTGTTCACGCAAAACCTAACAATCAAGATATCTTAGATTCATATTCTTACGATCCCACTAAAATATATCAATTTGTACTTGGAGTAAGAAAAGATGAGTCGAAAAAAATAGGCTCTACTCATGGTATTGAAAACATGATCTATTCTACTACAATACCCATGGATCAATTAAAATTAGGGATGTGGCTCGATGCTTTTTTGAGATTCAATCAAGATAGTATATATCGAATAAAAGGCATTTTAAACTTAGCTGGTCTTAATAATCGAATTGTGCTACAGTCGGTTCACACCCAAATTCAAGCAACGGTTGGAAAAGCATGGAAAGAGGATGATTTAAAAGAAAGTAAAATCGTGATTATTGGGAAAAATCTAAATCGAGATGCCATAAAGAAAAACCTCGACGAACTTTTAGTAAATTAA
- a CDS encoding nitroreductase family protein produces the protein MNFKELIEQRYSVRSYQDKEVEKEKLITILEAGQIAPSAVNNQPWHFIVVQEAENHKQFSEIYHRDWFNEAPVYIVVCGDHDQAWKRKEDGKDHCDIDAAIAIDHMTLQATELGLGTCWICNFYVEKCKDYFNLPEHIEPIAILSLGYPKNKQAPVKKRKSLEEIVHWEKF, from the coding sequence ATGAATTTTAAAGAACTTATAGAACAAAGATATTCTGTTCGATCTTATCAAGATAAAGAGGTAGAAAAAGAAAAGCTAATAACAATTCTTGAAGCTGGTCAAATTGCTCCTTCTGCAGTTAACAATCAGCCTTGGCATTTTATTGTTGTTCAAGAAGCAGAAAACCACAAGCAATTTTCAGAGATTTACCATAGAGATTGGTTTAATGAAGCTCCTGTTTACATTGTTGTTTGTGGAGATCATGACCAAGCATGGAAACGTAAGGAGGATGGAAAAGATCACTGTGATATTGATGCCGCAATAGCCATTGATCACATGACTCTTCAAGCTACAGAACTAGGTTTAGGAACTTGCTGGATTTGTAACTTTTATGTTGAAAAATGTAAAGATTATTTCAATTTACCAGAACATATTGAGCCAATTGCAATCCTTTCTTTAGGATATCCAAAAAACAAGCAGGCTCCTGTCAAAAAAAGAAAATCTTTAGAAGAAATCGTTCATTGGGAAAAATTTTAA